In the genome of Salinispirillum sp. LH 10-3-1, one region contains:
- the fbp gene encoding class 1 fructose-bisphosphatase, translated as MSELITLGEYVIKKQHDFPHATGELSQIFGAIRLASKIVHREINKAGLVDITGNSGQDNVQGEQQQKLDLYANEKFKAAMEARGQICGMASEEEDSFISFNEGHSKGSKYVLLIDPLDGSSNIDVNVSVGTIFSIYRRISPLDGPVQLEDFLQPGNKQVAAGYVIFGSSTMLVYTTGNGVHGFTFDPSIGVFYLSHENMRTPEDGTIYSINEGNYVKFPQGVKKYLKYCQEMDPATHRPYTSRYIGSLVSDFHRNMIKGGIYMYPSYANAPNGKLRLLYECNPLAWIAEQSGGKASDGRRRILDIEPTELHQRVPYYVGSKNMVEQAEAFLAEFSDH; from the coding sequence ATGTCAGAGCTCATTACCCTGGGCGAATACGTTATTAAGAAACAGCACGACTTCCCCCATGCCACGGGCGAGTTGAGTCAGATCTTCGGCGCTATTCGTTTGGCTTCAAAAATCGTGCATCGGGAAATCAACAAGGCCGGTTTGGTCGACATTACCGGCAACTCCGGACAGGACAACGTGCAGGGCGAGCAACAGCAAAAGCTGGACCTCTACGCCAACGAAAAGTTCAAAGCCGCCATGGAAGCCCGTGGGCAAATCTGCGGGATGGCGTCGGAAGAAGAAGACAGCTTTATATCGTTCAACGAAGGGCATTCGAAAGGCAGTAAATATGTGCTGCTGATAGACCCATTGGACGGTTCCTCCAATATCGACGTAAACGTGTCGGTTGGCACCATTTTCTCGATCTATCGCCGCATATCGCCGCTGGATGGCCCCGTTCAGTTAGAAGATTTCTTGCAGCCCGGCAATAAGCAGGTGGCCGCCGGTTACGTAATCTTTGGTTCATCTACCATGTTGGTGTACACCACGGGTAATGGCGTACACGGGTTCACCTTTGACCCCTCCATCGGTGTGTTTTATCTGTCGCACGAGAACATGCGTACGCCGGAAGACGGTACCATCTATTCTATCAATGAGGGGAACTACGTGAAGTTCCCGCAGGGTGTGAAGAAGTATCTAAAATACTGTCAGGAAATGGACCCTGCCACACACCGCCCTTATACCTCGCGTTACATCGGTTCTCTGGTGTCGGACTTTCATCGCAATATGATCAAGGGCGGTATCTATATGTATCCGTCTTACGCGAACGCACCGAACGGCAAGTTGCGCTTGTTGTATGAGTGCAATCCACTGGCGTGGATCGCCGAGCAGTCGGGCGGTAAGGCGAGTGATGGCCGTCGCCGTATTCTGGATATTGAACCAACGGAATTGCACCAGCGTGTGCCTTATTACGTGGGGTCGAAGAATATGGTGGAGCAGGCGGAGGCTTTTCTGGCGGAGTTTTCGGATCATTAA
- a CDS encoding alkane 1-monooxygenase: protein MMFLHYLKFFLFHLVSLFALVVLLAGGLYITLGLLAIVLFYVIGDGLSGDDLSTPTYQFPTLLTVQLWLALPLLAAIVFVAVWQVSPGDAWGFGAWLSNVIGIDVNAGRGTSHWGHAVSAVVLTGLMIGMVGTITAHELTHRTADKVSLVIGRWLLAFSFDTSFSIEHVYGHHRYAATAIDPATAPRGRNVYAHILISTLRGNISAWRIEQQRLQRRRKGLFSIHNAVLRGYAMSVLLVLAAFAVGGVVGAAFFIICGLWGKALLEIVNYMEHYGIVRHPDTPMKPRHSWNTNKRLSSWSLFNLTRHSHHHAQGEVPYQSLKPMPAAPLMISGYLSTIIIAMFPPLWHRLMRPKLNDWDEHYASAEEKQLAREANERAR from the coding sequence ATGATGTTTTTGCACTATTTAAAGTTCTTTCTGTTTCACCTCGTCAGTCTATTCGCACTGGTGGTGCTGCTGGCGGGTGGGCTGTACATCACGCTGGGTTTGTTGGCGATTGTGCTGTTCTACGTCATTGGTGACGGGCTTTCAGGGGACGATCTCTCCACGCCCACCTATCAATTCCCGACCTTGTTGACGGTGCAGTTGTGGTTGGCACTGCCGCTACTCGCCGCCATTGTGTTTGTGGCGGTGTGGCAGGTGAGCCCGGGTGACGCATGGGGCTTTGGTGCGTGGTTGAGCAACGTTATTGGGATAGACGTGAACGCCGGGCGCGGCACGAGTCATTGGGGGCATGCTGTGTCGGCGGTTGTTCTGACCGGGTTGATGATTGGGATGGTCGGCACCATTACCGCGCACGAGTTGACGCACCGAACGGCGGACAAGGTGTCTTTGGTCATCGGGCGCTGGCTGCTGGCCTTCAGTTTTGATACTAGTTTTTCCATTGAGCACGTGTACGGTCATCACCGTTATGCCGCGACGGCCATCGACCCAGCGACTGCTCCGCGTGGCCGGAACGTTTATGCCCATATTCTCATTTCGACGCTGCGCGGCAACATCAGTGCGTGGCGAATTGAGCAGCAGCGTTTGCAGCGTCGGCGCAAAGGCCTCTTTTCCATCCACAATGCGGTGTTGCGCGGGTACGCCATGAGTGTTTTGTTGGTGCTGGCTGCGTTTGCCGTTGGCGGGGTGGTAGGTGCCGCGTTCTTTATTATTTGTGGGTTGTGGGGTAAGGCGCTGTTAGAGATTGTGAATTACATGGAGCACTACGGCATTGTGCGTCATCCGGACACACCGATGAAGCCGCGCCATTCATGGAACACCAATAAACGCCTCAGTTCGTGGAGCTTGTTCAACTTAACCCGGCATTCGCATCATCATGCGCAGGGTGAGGTGCCGTACCAGAGTTTGAAGCCCATGCCGGCCGCGCCTTTAATGATCAGTGGTTATCTCAGCACCATCATAATCGCGATGTTTCCGCCTCTGTGGCACCGCTTGATGCGGCCCAAGTTAAATGATTGGGATGAGCACTACGCCTCAGCAGAAGAAAAGCAGTTGGCGCGCGAGGCGAACGAACGAGCGAGGTAG